The genomic region atccttttttcttttccattcttttctcttttcttttttcttctttttcttttcttttcttttcttttcttttcttttctttcctttcttttcttttcttttcttatgaaatAATCAGCCAGTGACAGGAAGATGAtctttggaaataaaacattCTGTGGATACAGTGGGAAGAACCTGGCTATTCTGATTAGACAGCTACTCAGCCCCTTTAGTTTCTATTGGTTCTGAGCTTATTCTATGCTCCAAGATGAAAactgattttctttccctcctttttgtAGGAGATGACCAAGATAGTGAAAAGTCAAAACCAGCAGGCTCAGATGGTGAGCGGCGGGGGGTAAAGAGACAGCGGGATGAGAAGGATGAACATGGCCGAGCTTACTATGAATTCCGAGAGGAGGCTTACCACAGCCGGTGAGGGAAACGGTCCCCTTCATTGAAAGGGGTGTCTGCTCTGATTTGTTATCTCCCTGATGTTGATTGGAGAGTATGGAAAGAGGGGTGGCTtaaaaatgcaatagatttttCTAGGCGTAAGTTTCAGATTGAATCCACTCTGAAAGCTCCTGTTGCTCTTTTCTCATTTGCTGATAGAAGCTGTCTGCTGGAATTTTATATTCACTGATAGTTTAAGACTTGATACAGACACCCCTCAAAGAAGAGGGCTTTGGATACACcgtatttgcttttctttcatacCTATAGCTCAAAGTCTCCACCACCCCCTGAAGAAGAGGCaaaagatgaggaggaggatCAAACTCTTGTGAACCTGGACACGTGTATGTATAAGGCAGACAGGTTGGGGTTTTCAACCAACCCAAAGTGATTTTGGAGATTAAAACTTCATGGCCTGCGATTTTTAAGAGATTTAGCAATAGGAGACTTTGTATCCATTCTTGACACCTGGGTAGATTTGCGTTCTGTTGATGATTTTCAAGTGTTGGGCTTTGGAATAAACAGATTGTTTCTTTCTAACAGATACCTCGGATCTCCATTTTCAAGTGAGCAAAGACCGCTATGGAGGGCAGCCGCTTTTCTCAGAGAAGTTCCCCACCCTTTGGTCTGGGGCAAGGAGTACTTACGGTGTGACAAAGGGGAAAGTCTGCTTTGAGGCCAAGGTAGTGTATACAGCTCATTAAGaccatttgtttattaaattatttattagacTGCTACGTACTGGTTCCTGCCCCCCAGTATTTTATTAATGCAGAAAAGGCACCACACTTGAATGATAACCTTAGCTTCGGTAACCGACAAATTGACCCCCGTGGCTTTGGTTTAAATTCACTGATCGCTGGTATTCTGAGGTTGAGTTGTGACAGTTGTTTTCAGTTGATACAAAAGTCTTGTCTTTCCAGCTCAGACTTTGCTCCCGAGTTGGTCAGAGTATCTGAGAGTTCCTTTTCTGACTTGGCCAGGTAACCCAGAATCTCCCGATGAAAGAAGGCTGCACAGAGGTTTCTCTGCTTCGAGTTGGATGGTCTGTTGATTTTTCCCGTCCACAGCTTGGTAACGTTCTTTTTAACTGAATCGTTAGTGTTTGCTGCCGTGTCGTTTATTCCATGGGAAATTTGGGTATAGGTAACTAATTTGCTGTCTGTTCTAGGTGAGGATGAATTCTCTTATGGTTTCGATGGACGAGGACTCAAGGCAGAGAATGGGCAATTTGAGGAATTTGGCCAGAGTTTTGGGGAGAATGATGTCATTGGCTGCTTTGCTGTAAGTGCTCCTAAAAGTTGTGGATTCTTAGCGAGAAGTGAGTAGAGGGCACTGGGAATTCAACTTGCTTCCTAACAGCTGCTGTCttctatgcatttaaaaaaaacttttttttaacgtttacttaacgttaaacacagagcatgagcaggggaggggctgagagatggagagagacagaatctgaagcaggctccaggctctgagctgtcagcacagagcccgatgtggggctcgaactcacaaaccgcgagatcatgccctgagccgaagtcagacgcttaaccgactgagccacccaggcaccccactcttcTATGCATTTGATGTATTGTTTGCTTAGTTGTGTTTagcagtctgttttgttttgtttttcttttaaaggttaaATTGCAAGATTTAATCAGTCTCAACTCCTGTAAGGTCTTGAATGCTCTTGTTTGTTGTCACTGTAGAATTTTGAGGCTGAAGAAGTAGAACTTTCCTTTTCCAAGAATGGAGAAGACCTAGGTGTGGCATTCCGGATCAACAAGGAATCCCTGGCAGAACGGGCCCTCCTACCCCATGTCCTCTGCAAAAATTGTGTTGTAGAATTAAACTTTGGTCAGAAGGAGGAGCCCTTCTTCCCACCACCGGAAGAGTTTGTGTTCATCCATGCTGTGCCTGTTGAGGAGCGTGTGCGCACTGCAGTCCCTCCCAAGACAATAGATCAGTGTGAGGTATGCCAAACGGTGTGCAAAACTTACGCTTTGGAATGGTTGGCTTGAAGGCTTTTCTTAAAGCTTCACCTGACTGGGCAGGTGATGATGTTCTTAAATTGGGCTTTATGAACCTGACCCTCAGTTTTCATGGCATTCCTGGTTCTGTTTACTTGTAGGTGATTCTGATGGTTGGACTGCCTGGATCTGGAAAGACCCAGTGGGCACTAAAATACGCAAAAGAAAACCCTGAGAAAAGATACAATGTCCTGGGAGCTGAGACTGTGATCAGTCAAATGAGGGTGAGTTGCTAGGAGAGGTGAGCTGTGGTATTTGCTCTGGAGATTCCAAGTAAATGCCTATAACCCTTTCCTGGTGGAGTTGGTCTTAATATATGTTTagggctttttttgttgttattgttgttgttgttttttgctgtGTTGTCAGATTTCTCAAAGCAGATAAAACCTGGAACATGTCCAGATCAAGATGGAAATGACTCTTAGGGAGTGGACAGCATGCATTCACAGCATTGAGGAATAGGAATGATACGCTATGAATAGCTATGATAGCTTTGATCGCATTAAAAGAGGTGGCATTTACCAGTGACTCTTGGGTTTTAACTTGCTGCATAACTTCTTGTGTTTCTCTTCACTTCCTCTTGAACTCATCAGATGAAGGGGCTTGAGGAGCCAGAGATGGACCCCAAAAGCAGAGACCTTTTAGTTCAGCAAGCCTCCCAGTGCCTTAGTAAGCTGGTCCAGATTGCTTCCCGGACAAAGAGGAACTTCATTCTTGATCAGGTATCGTTGAAAACATTGACAAGAAACCTGATTTTACAGACGGTCCAAAGATGAAAGATTTGGCATCTGTTTAATCTGATAAAACGGCTTACAGTCCAAGCGGGGTGCGTatgtagagggagacagaattaaGGATCAGAAACAGGTTCCTTAAGTATGACCGAGTGGTTGTGTTCTATGACTGAGTCATAATGTTTTTGGAATTCAGGGATACCTTTTTATTCGTGTTTTTACCAGAGAGTATATGGACCAGACTATAAAACACATAATAGAGGCAATGGGAAGAGAGGTGGAGCTTGTGTGGattcctggctccaccacttaaCTAGGTTTGTGGCCTTTGACGAGTCTTggtctctgagtctcagtttttttGATGTGCGAAACGGAGTAATACCTGTCATATAGAGTTTGAAGAATTAGAGGAAATTGTGTCTATAAGACCCCTAATTTCTTGCTTCACTTGTAAAagatgctcagtaagtgtttCGGTTGAATACGAGTGGTAATTTTTATTCCTGAAACATCTCTTGTTCTTTCTGTCCCTAGTGTAACGTGTACAACTCTGGCCAACGGCGGAAGCTGTTGCTGTTCAAGACTTTCTGTCGAAAAGTGGTGGTGGTTGTTCCTAATGAGGAAGATTGGAAGAAGAGGCTGGAGTTGAGGAAGGAAGTGGAGGGAGATGATGTGCCTGAGTCTATAATGCTGGAGATGAAAGGTGGGCTAATGTTACACAAGTTAGGGAGCCTGTCCTTGGTCAGTGCACACCTTTCCAAGGCCTCTTAGCACTTGGAGCGATTCTCCTCATCTAAAGTGTAAATCTGGCGGCACCtacctggctcagtcggtagagcatgcatctcttgatctcagggtcatgagttcgagtcccgggTGGGACATAGAGCttacctgaaaaataaaagtgtaatcCAAAGAGTAAACTAATGGTAAATTAAGAGTAAATCAAGGAAGCACTTGTAGGTAAATGAATGAGGAGAGTGACTGGAGAAGCagtaactccttttttttttaatttttttttttttttaatgtttatttatttttgacagagacagaatgcaagtgggttaggggcagagagagagggagacgcagaagcaggctccaggctctgagctattagtacagagcctgacacggggctcgaactcacgagctgtgagatcatgacctgagccgaagtcggacgctcaaccgactgagccacccagccgccccagcaGTAACTCCTTGATTCATTCCAGAGAAGATACAAAAAGTGAGGTAGTGACTGACCACAGGGTGATTAAAACTCAAAACTGAGGCTTTGTTGATTCCATTATTCATTTAGTAAAAGTTTCAAGGGTGTTCACTGTTTGTCCAGTACTCTTTTAGGCATAGGGGAATAGTGAATTAAATGAAGCTTTGTCTTCATTGAATTTATATcttaagggggagggggggagtttGGAGTGAACAATCTTACCAGTATGTCTTGATTTCTAATATCACGTtaggcttgtttttttgtttcggTTTTTGGTGTGTGCCTGAAGTTTTTAATATGATACAAAGCCTTATGGCAGCATCTCCGTGAGGCAGAATTAACCATCTTGATTGATCCCACTTCCTGCTGTTCCCTTGTTCCCTCTagagtgtgatttttttccccctttgctgcCTTTAGCTTCTGTCATCCCACCTGTCTGCTCGCCTACTGGCTGTTTAACTTCTGATAATGCCCAGGCATGGGAGCTAGTTACACATCTAAGAGCTGGATTCTCCAAGTTGACTCAGAGTGAACCATGCCAGTCCATAGCTGATTCAGGTCCTTGGAGGAATTTAGTTCAGTTTTATAAAACTGAGGGCTGACTGGCTTCATCTCAGGATCAAGAGAGCCCCATAGAGCTGAATTCCACTGAGACTCACCCTCAGAACTTGCTGTTTAGAGACCGGCTAATGTGCTGGCCCATCATGCACAAGTGGTAAATGAGGCCGCTTGTACTCTTGTCTCCTGTTCTCTCCTCATATAGATAAGTAAATGCTTTTTGGTTTGGGTCACTTTCTCATGGAGTCTCTCTTAGCATGTTATCTAACCAACAACCAAAATTTCCTCAGTTATTTTTAGCCTCCGGCTACCTTCATCTGTCCTGATAAGAAACTTTCACCCAATTCACTGTTAATTTATTACGGATCCCTTGAGAACTGGTAAATCTAATTTGCAAGTAGCCCTTTGCTTGGGACTGTTACAGTTTAGGGGAAACTTCTGATAAGCCAGTGGGTATGAACCCAGCACCTTCACGTGCATAGAAAATCCCGTTCTTCCTACAGCGGGGTTTTTGGGGTGAGATCTTGCATGTGTATGCGCTTTTCAGCTCCCACaagcttctcccttcctcttacaGCCAACTTCTCTCTGCCTGAAAAATGTGACTATATGGATGAGGTGACCTACGgggagctggagaaggaggaagctCAGCCCATTGTCACTAAGTACAAGGAGGAGGCAAGGAAGCTGCTGCCCCCCTCCGAGAAGCGGACAAACCGCCGAAACAACCGAAACAAGCGCAACCGGCAGAACCGAAGCCGAGGCCAAGGCTATGGTGAGTCCCGGGGACCTGCCAGCCCCCCTGCCTCAGTCTGTTCTTTGTGCTGCGCACGGCAGGAGCCACAGGGAAAGGCTAAGGAAACCAAGTCCAGTCCCAGACAATGAGGAAGTATCTTCTATATTATAGGAGCATATGCTTCCTgtgtccttccctccccaccaaccACCTTCTTGCGCTTCTTCCATAATCCTTCAGCAAAAGGGAGTTACTTTTCAACAAAAATGTTTGTGTCCTCGAAAAGCGTTTGCGCAAGCTTCCCGTGCAGGtgtcttttcattcttaaatacGAGCCCCACACTTTACCTCATGCTTCGCTTTTCCAGTATGTCCTCAGGACTTACGCAGTGAGGTTAGATTCCCAACCCGaattttcttgctgcttttgtCTGTTGGATCAAGCCAGCTGTGCAGACCAGAAAGTGAATGCATTATTCAGTAATTTGGGGGGGGTTCCAAAGTAAGTTAAGCTAGTAGTAGAATTCACTTCCCTCCTGCATGTCTATCTAGTTTGTCAGTTAACCCCACAGTGTGCATTCACTTGaccttaaaaatgtgtgtgtgtgtgtgtgtgtgtgtgtgtgtgtgtgtgtgtgtgtaagtcaGCAAAGCTTCTGagtgtctgctgtgtgccaggcactgggaatacCAGGTTTCTGCCCTAAGGAGCTTGTTATTTAGACTTTGTTTTTCATTCGCATAAAGTAATGGGTCTGGGGTACAGGATAGCTGGGGTCCCTTCCAAGACTGAAAGTCCGTGATTCTACGAATGGCAGTTTTTACTCCTGTTTCTAACTCTGCCATGTATCCTTTTGCCATCTTAAATGTTTTGCAGGAATTGGGCAGGTTCCAAAGCAAGGTGGCTTGGTTTTCTTGtgtctctatttctctgcccaccccccccccccttcagatTCTTTAAAAAGCTCCTGGCTGGTGCCTTAATTACCACCGTGTGAGCCTGACAGAAACAGGCTTCCTATTCCCCCAGAATTGCCTTTGGCTCCGACtttttgatttccactcagacGTGGAGCCAGGACCCCATGCCAGCTGTGTGAGCGCgctctccatttctcttccagTGGGCGGGCAGCGCCGAGGCTACGACAACCGGGCCTACGGGCAGCAGTACTGGGGGCAGTCTGGAAACAGAGGGGTGAGTGCagctctccttctgctcctccctctgggTTGTGATGGCCATTCCTACTGGCTTGGGGGAGCAGAGTGGTTTGGGCTGTTTTCTCAGGGCTTAGGGTTTTGCCCATTTAATGTGTTCCTCTGGAAGAATTTATTCTGGGAAGATTAAGCCTGTTGATAATGTCAAGCTCTGATGTGTGTCTCACTCAAAACGGGATGGCAGTGGATCCTGACGCCCAAAGCCCACCAGTCTTCGCTTCTCCTTTCTCAGGGTTACCGTAATTTCTACGATCGATACAGGGGAGACTATGATCGATTCTACGGGCGGGATTATGAGTACAACAGATACAGAGAC from Panthera uncia isolate 11264 chromosome D1, Puncia_PCG_1.0, whole genome shotgun sequence harbors:
- the HNRNPUL2 gene encoding heterogeneous nuclear ribonucleoprotein U-like protein 2 isoform X1, giving the protein MEVKRLKVTELRSELQRRGLDSRGLKVDLAQRLQEALDAEMLEDEAGGGGAGPGGACKAEPRPVAASGGGPGGDEEEDEEEEEEDEEALLEDEDEEPPPAQASGQAAQPPPEPPEAAAMEAAAEPDASEKPAEEATAGSGGVNGGEEQGTGKGEEDEPEERSGDETPGSEAPGDKAAEEQGDDQDSEKSKPAGSDGERRGVKRQRDEKDEHGRAYYEFREEAYHSRSKSPPPPEEEAKDEEEDQTLVNLDTYTSDLHFQVSKDRYGGQPLFSEKFPTLWSGARSTYGVTKGKVCFEAKVTQNLPMKEGCTEVSLLRVGWSVDFSRPQLGEDEFSYGFDGRGLKAENGQFEEFGQSFGENDVIGCFANFEAEEVELSFSKNGEDLGVAFRINKESLAERALLPHVLCKNCVVELNFGQKEEPFFPPPEEFVFIHAVPVEERVRTAVPPKTIDQCEVILMVGLPGSGKTQWALKYAKENPEKRYNVLGAETVISQMRMKGLEEPEMDPKSRDLLVQQASQCLSKLVQIASRTKRNFILDQCNVYNSGQRRKLLLFKTFCRKVVVVVPNEEDWKKRLELRKEVEGDDVPESIMLEMKANFSLPEKCDYMDEVTYGELEKEEAQPIVTKYKEEARKLLPPSEKRTNRRNNRNKRNRQNRSRGQGYVGGQRRGYDNRAYGQQYWGQSGNRGGYRNFYDRYRGDYDRFYGRDYEYNRYRDYYRQYNRDWQNYYYHPQDRDRYYRNYYGYQGYR
- the HNRNPUL2 gene encoding heterogeneous nuclear ribonucleoprotein U-like protein 2 isoform X2 → MEVKRLKVTELRSELQRRGLDSRGLKVDLAQRLQEALDAEMLEDEAGGGGAGPGGACKAEPRPVAASGGGPGGDEEEDEEEEEEDEEALLEDEDEEPPPAQASGQAAQPPPEPPEAAAMEAAAEPDASEKPAEEATAGSGGVNGGEEQGTGKGEEDEPEERSGDETPGSEAPGDKAAEEQGDDQDSEKSKPAGSDGERRGVKRQRDEKDEHGRAYYEFREEAYHSRSKSPPPPEEEAKDEEEDQTLVNLDTYTSDLHFQVSKDRYGGQPLFSEKFPTLWSGARSTYGVTKGKVCFEAKVTQNLPMKEGCTEVSLLRVGWSVDFSRPQLGEDEFSYGFDGRGLKAENGQFEEFGQSFGENDVIGCFANFEAEEVELSFSKNGEDLGVAFRINKESLAERALLPHVLCKNCVVELNFGQKEEPFFPPPEEFVFIHAVPVEERVRTAVPPKTIDQCEVILMVGLPGSGKTQWALKYAKENPEKRYNVLGAETVISQMRMKGLEEPEMDPKSRDLLVQQASQCLSKLVQIASRTKRNFILDQCNVYNSGQRRKLLLFKTFCRKVVVVVPNEEDWKKRLELRKEVEGDDVPESIMLEMKANFSLPEKCDYMDEVTYGELEKEEAQPIVTKYKEEARKLLPPSEKRTNRRNNRNKRNRQNRSRGQGYGLP